A genomic region of Helicoverpa armigera isolate CAAS_96S chromosome 31, ASM3070526v1, whole genome shotgun sequence contains the following coding sequences:
- the LOC110378965 gene encoding uncharacterized protein DDB_G0292186, with the protein MGRGRVITALLLLSVITITTGQYYDILQGLQQLFQHPNTDLTNQYNGLPHSQTTHKQETRKKQNEHRQTEERRTKKPPINQYDYIFSTTQKSVKKNKTISSHNNSRSLTNKNQYSNILLAEYFNPFDVTTKSNRYKTTTTRVNPNNYYNNDDFNRGTTENVFANNFDGNRPVTENVFENINRGESNVQQGHVYENENTRRPANLLNNNGQNNVYESNVAGGNRVYPQNNQNRGNNNNNRGNLNTDFSYEIPSVTANNRNPTVDRPNRVNGNNGYLNTDFNPEDYVKPQVNEYIPKPNNRVQNQFESNVGNNFNNGEVNYNNRVNYNNQGNFDPDRITFEYPSDTPLTNQPGVQPAPVDTGLPPITNRPVTDRNVYDNRPSDSSVNYDDQPEILIGPDEDDMSEREKRGYIQLAEKMCDRYKALTVKKVVALPLLPSPDPVTVNVSDCTPVNVPLIIGGSVVSIRDFPHMALVGWLKTRQAGYSWKCGGSLISNQYILTAGHCTYQDKDYDAVSGPPQAVQLGSSYLDDPGALVVKVAAVIRHPKYKQRRSYHDVALIRMANTVTFSEVIRPACLGDPPPEGSRIIATGWGRTEFGGDHSEELRSVSLSVWNMADCREIWGTSLKLPNGVTPDSHMCAGEKNGGKDTCQGDSGGPVQVQDSCLWRVVGVTSVGRACAAPLTPALYARISTAAVAAAAFTQ; encoded by the exons ATGGGCCGTGGTCGCGTCATCACCGCTCTCCTACTGCTCTCGGTGATCACAATCACCACGGGACAGTATTACG ATATATTACAAGGATTACAACAACTGTTTCAACATCCGAACACAGACTTAACAAACCAATACAATGGGCTACCCCACTCTCAAACTACTCACAAACAAGAAACAAGAAAGAAACAAAACGAACACAGGCAAACAGAAGAAAGACGGACTAAAAAGCCGCCTATAAACCAATATGACTACATATTTTCAACTACTCAGAAGTCTGTCAAAAAGAATAAAACTATTTCTAGTCACAATAACTCTAGAAGTCTTACTAATAAGAATCAGTATAGTAACATACTTTTAGCTGAGTATTTTAATCCTTTTGATGTAACTACTAAATCAAATAGGTataaaacaacaacaactaGGGTAAATCCTAACAACTACTACAACAACGATGATTTTAACAGAGGAACTACTGAGAATGTTTTTGCTAACAATTTTGATGGCAACAGGCCCGttacagaaaatgtttttgaaaatatcaACCGTGGAGAGAGTAACGTTCAGCAAGGGCATGTGTATGAGAATGAAAATACTCGCAGACCTGctaatttgttaaataataatgggcaaaataatgtttatgaaaGCAATGTGGCTGGGGGTAACAGAGTTTACCCCCAAAACAATCAAAATAGaggtaataacaataataatagagGTAATCTAAACACTGATTTTAGTTACGAGATACCTAGCGTTACAGCCAATAATAGGAATCCAACAGTTGATAGACCAAACAGGGTAAATGGTAACAACGGTTATCTAAACACAGATTTTAATCCTGAAGATTATGTGAAACCACAAGTGAACGAATACATACCAAAACCGAACAACAGAGTTCAGAATCAATTTGAAAGCAATGTTGGTAACAATTTTAACAACGGAGAGGTAAATTATAACAACAGGGTAAATTATAACAACCAGGGTAATTTTGACCCTGACAGGATCACTTTTGAGTACCCATCTGACACCCCTTTGACAAACCAGCCGGGGGTTCAACCAGCTCCCGTTGATACTGGTCTACCGCCTATTACAAATAGGCCAGTGACAGATAGGAATGTGTATGACAATAGGCCATCAGACTCTTCAGTGAATTATGATGATCAGCCTGAGATCCTGATAGGACCTGATGAAGATGATATGAGTGAGCGAGAGAAGAGGGGATATATTCAACTGGCTGAGAAAA TGTGTGACCGCTACAAAGCACTAACAGTGAAGAAGGTGGTAGCCCTACCACTCTTACCATCACCGGATCCTGTCACCGTGAATGTGTCAGATTGCACTCCTGTCAACGTGCCTCTGATCATTGGCGGTAGCGTCGTCAGCATACGGGACTTTCCTCATATGGCGCTGGTCGGCTGGCTGAAGACCAGG CAAGCCGGCTACTCGTGGAAGTGTGGGGGTTCCCTCATCAGCAACCAGTACATCCTGACTGCTGGACACTGCACCTACCAGGATAAGGACTATGATGCTGTCAG CGGTCCTCCCCAAGCGGTGCAGCTAGGCTCATCCTACCTGGACGACCCAGGAGCGTTAGTGGTGAAGGTCGCAGCCGTCATCAGGCATCCCAAGTACAAGCAGAGAAGATCCTACCATGATGTGGCACTCATCAGGATGGCTAATACTGTCAC GTTTTCAGAAGTGATACGTCCGGCGTGTTTGGGAGATCCCCCGCCGGAGGGCAGTCGCATCATTGCAACTGGTTGGGGGAGAACGGAGTTCG GAGGAGATCACTCGGAAGAACTCCGTAGCGTCTCCCTCTCAGTATGGAATATGGCGGACTGCCGCGAGATTTGGGGGACTTCGCTCAAACTCCCCAACGGGGTAACGCCTGACAGCCACATGTGTGCCGGGGAGAAGAACGGGGGAAAGGATACATGTCAG